The region CCAGTGCGGGCATTGGGTACAGCAAGAGAAGCCCGAAACGGTCAATGGATATATGCGGGAGTTTCTCAAGAAACATGGCGTTTAAAAAAATAGAGACCGCTGGTGGCAGCAGTCTCTAAGGTGAATAAAGCGGAAATCTTGGTTTATTCTTGTTGTTGGTTGTCTGGGTGGGAGGATTCGGAAGTGCTTTTTCCCTGTCCGCGCAGGCGTACGGATTCCGAGTGGGAATGCAATCCTTCCGCATTGGCTAGGGCTTGAATGGCGTTTGCCGCTTTTTGTAAAGCCGTTGAAGAATATTGAATCAAGCTGGAATGCTTGATAAAGGTTTCTACGCCCAACGCCGAGGCATAGCGCGCCGACCCTGAGGTGGGTAGGGTATGGTTGGGACCAGCAATGTAGTCGCCTACTGCTTCTGGGGTGGATGTTCCTAAGAAAATGGCCCCGGCGTGGCGAATGTTTTCGAGTAAAGCCCAGGGTTCTTTGACTTCCAGTTCTAAGTGTTCGGGGGCAAATTCGTTGGATAGTTGGGCAGCTGCTTCCAAAGAATCTACGACCACGGCTAAACCATAATTGGCGATCGCTTTTTCTGTGAGCAAGCGACGGGGATGGTTGGCCAGTTGTCGTTGCAGGTCTTCTTTGACCTCCCGGGCAAATTGAGAACTGGTCGCAATTAGGATGGCCGCTGCCATAGGGTCGTGTTCGGCCTGGGCTAGCAAGTCAGCAGCTACGTGGACCGGATCGGCTGTCTCGTCGGCAATGACCAAAACTTCAGAAGGACCGGCCAAAGAATCAATGCCTACCCGACCGTAGACCAGTTTTTTCGCTAGGGTGACGTAAATGTTTCCCGGTCCGGTGATGACATCAACTTGGGGAATGGTTTCGGTTCCGTACGCCAACGCCGCGATCGCTTGTGCCCCCCCTACCCGATAAATTTCTTGAATTCCTGCTTCCTGGGCAGCCACAAGTACGGCTGGATGCAAGCTAGACTCGCTTCCCGGCGGTGTCACCATCACAATGCGCTCCACCCCAGCCACCGCAGCCGGAATCGCATTCATCAATACTGTGCTGGGATAAGCAGCTCTTCCTCCTGGAACATAAATTCCGGCTCGTTCTACAGGGGTATAGCGTTTGCCCAGAACCACCTCATCATCGCCGAATTGCACCCAGGATTTGGGAATGCGCTGGCGGTGAAAAGCTTCGATATTCTGTTTGGCCACACGAATGGCATCGAGCAAATCTTTGGAAACCTGCTGGTAAGCGGCATCCAATTGAGAACCGCTGATACGTAGTTCGGAGGCTTGAAGAATTTGGCGGTCGAATTGTTCCGTATAGTGTAGCAGGGCGCGATCGCCTTCTTGCTTCACTGCCTGTAGAACTTGGCGCACTTTCCCCTCTTCTTGTAGGGTATCTTCATTATCCGTGCGCTGACAGATGCGCCGCAATTCTGCGGTAGCCTCGCTCCAAGTGTTTATGATTCGCAGCATGGAATCGCAATTGTCGAGGAAAACGACGAAGCGATCGAAATCGCCTGGACACTTTACCGCCTCACAGAGACGGAGATACTCGCTTTCAGGGCAGGGTCAAACAGCTTTGGGACCTCTCCCAGCCAACCTTTCCCTGTACAAGCAAGTTCCCCCTACCAAAAGAGGGAAATCAAATCAATTTTTGCATGTTCCCACGGTGGGACGCCCGCTTTCGGAACCCCTTACAGAGCCAACCAGCCTTCTTGCTAGCTCCCTTTGTAAACAGATTCTCCTCTAGCGAGCTGCATGCCACCCTTCAGCAAGCACGGGGACCACCCACCCGGACATCATTAACCATATTTATAATGGCATTTTGATTGTGAAAACCAGATTGTTTGGCAGCCCCTCGCTCCTCTAGAAATGGGCATAACGAGTAGGGCAACAGATGGCTACCGGCACATCCATTGCCACCTTCAATCGAGCCAAGATAGGCGTCAACTACGAAATGCGTTGGTCGGGTTTGCCCCATCTTTTATAGCTTAACCTAGATTTTAAGAAGGAATCGCCATTTTAACACTTTTAATGCTATATTTATAAATCCAGGGTTGCCATGGCCCATATTAAGTGGGCATAATCGTCCCTACTTAGACATTTATTATAACTGGTGCCTTTCTTGTGGTACAATAAAAGACTCTATAGAAGAAACATCATCTAGGTGCCTTACCCACCCCACCATTGGTTTGGGAGAAGCCATCCTGCTCGGGAGGTTTCGGGTTAAGGCAAAAATTGGCGCGCGTGCCTGGAAGTGGCGGCAAAGAGAACGAACCGATCGTCTCTCAATCGAGCTAGCCAGCACGCCAGCCAATCGCACTTCAACGGGCAATCTCCAAATGGTTGGTTGCCCATACACCCATGTCGGGTCGTAACAAAAACCTGTCAGTTTCCTAGCTTCGCCCCCCATAGCCAGGTAGGAGACTGTCATTCGGTTTGGTTCTGTCGTAGGTTAGGTAGTTTTCTTAGGAACGAGCTGTGGCAAATATTAAATCAGCCGTCAAGCGGATTAGAGTTAGCGAGCGCAACCGGTTGCGCAACAAATCTTACAAATCAGCTGTCAAAACCCTGATCAAAAGATCCTTGGCAGCCATCGAAGAGTACGCTCAAAACCCCAATGCCGAGAAAGAACAAGCAGTTCGGGAAAACATGAAAGTAGCGTACAGCAAAATCGATAAGGCCGTAAAACGAGGCGTTCTCCATGCCAACAATGGTGCCCGAAAAAAATCTCGCCTCGCCAAAGCCATGCACAAGGCTGAGTCGCAGGCAAGCTAGCAACCAAATTGTGCCCACGCTTGCCCGACCGGATTGGTAAGCACGGCTAAGGAAAGATATCATGGCAAAGCTGCCGGCTGCTTGGTTGGTGCCCAGGGACCCAAATCCCGCACCAGGATGTCCGATTTCAATTGGTTTGGTATTGCTGTTTCCTGCCAAGAAGCAGCAAAAGTGGGTGATGGAATTGGTGCCGGTAGGTCCTCATGCCTAGCTGGTGCCAACCAATTGCTCGGTAGCAGTTTTCCCTTTTCCTATTTCCTATCCCTGCTCCAACAAATTAGGAAAAGTCTTGTCAACCCCCAAAACCAACTAGTGACCTACGGCATCGTCACCCCCAAATATCAATGCAACTCGTCGATACCCACGTACACATCAACTTCGATGTGTTCCAACCCGATTTAGAGGAAGTATGCCAGCGATGGCGGGAAGCTGGCATTTCCCACCTCGTCCATTCCATGGTAGACCCAGAAGAATTCGGGCAAATTCAAGCTTTATCCCGGCAATTCCCCGAACTTTTCTTCGCTGTAGGCTTGCATCCCCTAGACGTACATAAATATGCAGACGCTTCCGGTACTAGCGAAGCCATCCAAAAAGTACAACAACGCATTCAGCAGCTAGCCCACTCAGATAGCAAAGTTGTTGCCATTGGAGAAACCGGTTTAGATTTTTACAAAGCTGAAAACCAACAAGCGCAAATTGCCTCCTTTGAAGCCCAATTAGAGGTAGCCCAACAGCTAGATTTACCGGTTATTATTCACTGTCGCGACGCTGCCACCACCGCCAAAGAAGTCTTAGAAAACTTTATCGAGCGTCGCGGAGCGGTACGGGGCGTCATGCACTGTTGGGGCGGCGATCCCACCGAAACCCAGTGGTTTTTGGATTTGGGCTTTTACATCAGTTTCAGCGGTATTGTTACATTCAAAAATGCCAACTCCGTACAAGCATCGGCCAAAATGGTTCCCGGGCACCGACTGCTGGTGGAAACCGATTGTCCTTTTTTAGCACCTACGCCCAAACGAGGAAAGCGCAACGAACCAGCGCTTGTCAAACACGTAGCCGAACAAGTAGCCTCCCTCCGGCACGAATCTGTAGAAGCCATCTGCCAGCAAACCGTAGAAAACGCCCATCGGCTTTTTGCTCTGCAACAGCCAGTAACAACGGGGTAACCGCACGCCTGGCAGCAACGGCTTCTCCTGGTTGCCTTCTCCACACCAATCCATTGCCCCGGGTTGCTTTCCCGTCCAGCAAAAACAGCTTTGACCACTGACAACCAGCCAATCCGATATCATGACCAATAACTCTATTTCCGCACCTTCTTTTACCCTACCCGATTTGGTAGAAATTCAACGGGCGAGCTTTCGTTGGTTTCTCCAAGACGGTCTGATTGAGGAACTGAGCAGTTTTTCCCCCATTACCGACTATACAGGCAAACTAGAACTCCACTTTCTAGCCGCCGACTACAAACTCAAAGAACCCAAATACGGGGTAGACGAAGCCAAACGTCGGGATAGTACCTACGCCGTCCAAATGTACGTTCCCACCCGTTTGGTCAACAAAGAAACCGGCGAAATCAAAGAACAGGAAGTCTTCATCGGCGACCTGCCCTTAATGACCGAACGGGGAACCTTCATCATCAACGGTGCCGAGCGGGTCATCGTCAACCAAATCGTACGCTCTCCCGGCGTCTACTACAAATCAGACATCGACAAAAACGGTCGGCGCACCTTCAACGCTTCTATTATTCCTAACCGCGGCGCTTGGCTCAAAATCGAAACCGACAAAAACGACCTGGTTTGGGTGCGTATCGATAAAACCCGCAAACTCAGCGCCCAAATCCTGCTGAAAGCCCTAGGACTGAGCGACAGCGAAATCTTCGACTCCCTACGCCATCCCGAATACTTCCAAAAAACCCTCGACCGCGAAGGGCAATTCAGTGAAGAAGAAGCCCTCATGGAACTGTACCGGAAACTGCGTCCGGGCGAACCCCCCACCGTTGCTGGCGGTTCGCAACTATTAGAATCGCGTTTTCTCGATCCCAAACGCTACGATTTGGGCAAAGTAGGGCGTTACAAGCTCAACCGCAAACTGCGGGTCAACGTTCCCGACCAAGTTCGGGTGCTAACACCAGAAGATATTCTGGCCGCCGTTGACTACCTCATCAACCTGGAATATGACATCGGTGCCACCGATGACATCGACCACTTGGGCAACCGCCGGGTACGCAGCGTCGGCGAACTCCTGCAAAACCAGGTGCGGGTAGGGCTAAACCGATTGGAACGTATCATTCGCGAACGCATGACCGTTTCCGAATCTGACAACCTGACCCCAGCTTCCCTAGTTAATCCCAAACCCTTGGTCGCCGCCATTAAAGAATTCTTTGGGTCTTCTCAGCTCAGCCAATTCATGGATCAGACCAACCCCCTAGCCGAGCTAACCCATAAACGGCGCTTGTCAGCTTTGGGACCAGGCGGTTTGACCAGGGAACGGGCTGGTTTTGCCGTACGGGACATCCATCCTTCCCACTACGGACGGATTTGCCCCATCGAAACCCCAGAAGGGCCCAACGCCGGGTTGATTGCCTCCCTCGCTACCCACGCCCGGGTCAATGAATATGGCTTTTTGGAAACGCCCTTCTACCCCGTAGAAAACGGACGGGTCTTGCAAGACGGTCCTCCCATCTTCATGACCGCCGATGAAGAAGACGACGTGCGGGTAGCACCAGGGGACATTCCCGTAGACGAAAACGGCTATATCTTGGGAGACACCGTCGCCGTCCGCTACCGTCAAGATTTCACCACTACCACCCCCGACCAAGTAGACTACCTAGCTATTTCTCCCGTCCAAGTTATCTCCGTCGCTACCTCTTTGATTCCTTTCCTGGAACACGACGACGCCAACCGGGCTTTGATGGGTTCCAACATGCAGCGGCAAGCTGTGCCCCTGCTTTGCCCGGAACGTCCTTTGGTCGGTACCGGATTGGAAGCCCAAGCAGCGCGCGATTCGGGCATGGTTGTGGTCTCTCAACTGGAAGGCGTGGTTTCCTATGTGGATGCCACCCATGTAACCATCCGTGCCGATGACGGACAGCAGCAAACCTACGTTCTGCAAAAATATCAGCGTTCCAACCAAGACACCTGCTTGAACCAGCGTCCCATTGTACAGGAAGGAGAACGGGTAGTTCCGGGACAAATTCTGGCAGACGGTTCCGCTACTGAAGGTGGGGAACTGGCCCTGGGACATAACATCCTGGTGGTGTACATGCCTTGGGAAGGCTACAACTACGAAGACGCCATTCTCATCAGCGAGCGGTTGGTACACGACGACGTGTACACCTCCATTCACATTGAAAAATACGAAATTGAAGCTCGCGCCACCAAACTGGGACCCGAAGAAATCACCCGGGAAATTCCCAACGTGGGGGAAGATGCCCTCAGCAACCTAGATGAAAGTGGCATCATTCGCATCGGTGCTTGGGTGGAATCCGGCGATATTCTGGTGGGCAAAGTAACCCCCAAAGGCGAATCCGACCAACCTCCCGAAGAAAAACTCCTACGGGCCATTTTCGGTGAAAAAGCGCGGGACGTGCGAGATAACTCCCTGCGGGTTCCCAACGGCGAACGGGGTCGCGTGGTAGACGTACGTGTCTTTACCCGCGAACAAGGAGACGAACTGCCCCCAGGAGCGAATATGGTGGTGCGCGTCTACGTGGCCCAGAAGCGCAAAATTCAAGTTGGGGACAAAATGGCAGGACGCCACGGCAATAAGGGCATTATCTCCCGGATTTTGCCCATTGAAGATATGCCGTACCTCCCCGACGGCACCCCTGCCGATATTGTCCTCAATCCTCTGGGCGTGCCTTCCCGGATGAATGTGGGACAAATCTTTGAATGCCTGTTGGGATGGGGTGGTTACCTCCTGGACGAGCGCTACAAGCTGATTCCCTTTGACGAGATGCATGGTAGCGAAATGTCCCGGGAAAGTGTCCACGCCAAGCTTCAGGAAGCTCGGGAAACAACTGGGCACGATTGGGTGTTTGACCAGGACAATCCCGGCAAGGTAACTGTTTACGACGGACGCACTGGCGAACCCTTCGACCGTCCGGTTACTGTTGGTATTGCCTACATGTTGAAGCTGGTCCACCTGGTAGACGACAAAATCCACGCTCGCTCTACCGGTCCTTATTCTCTGGTTACGCAACAACCCCTCGGTGGTAAGGCACAGCAAGGGGGTCAGCGTTTCGGCGAAATGGAGGTTTGGGCGTTGGAAGCTTTTGGTGCCTCCTATACGTTGCAAGAGCTGCTCACGGTCAAGTCCGACGATATGCAAGGTCGCAACGAAGCTCTCAATGCTGTGGTTAAAGGACAGCCGATTCCCCGGCCGGGTACGCCAGAATCCTTTAAGGTGCTGATGCGGGAGCTGCAGTCGCTGGGTCTGGATGTTTCTGTGCATAAGGTGGAAACCAATGAAGAGGGCGAAAGCCGCGATGTGGAGGTAGACCTGATGGCGGAAAAAGCACCCCGACAGCCAACTATTGAAATTTCCCAAGCAGCTTTGGAGGAAATCCGCGAACAGCAGTAGGGGCGCAACGCGTGAGCGCCCGACGCTTCGTGAAGTGTTCCAGGGCGTTTTGTGAGGCGCTTTCTAGGGAGGGGAGATAGGTTTCTTTCACCAGGGGTAGTCCTTGGTGCCTATCTCCCTTTTGGAAAATTTTCCGATACAATCCTCGACTTCGCTCGGGGTAAGCATACGAACACCAGAGGAAGGACCAAAGGACAATATCC is a window of Geitlerinema sp. PCC 9228 DNA encoding:
- the rpoB gene encoding DNA-directed RNA polymerase subunit beta — protein: MTNNSISAPSFTLPDLVEIQRASFRWFLQDGLIEELSSFSPITDYTGKLELHFLAADYKLKEPKYGVDEAKRRDSTYAVQMYVPTRLVNKETGEIKEQEVFIGDLPLMTERGTFIINGAERVIVNQIVRSPGVYYKSDIDKNGRRTFNASIIPNRGAWLKIETDKNDLVWVRIDKTRKLSAQILLKALGLSDSEIFDSLRHPEYFQKTLDREGQFSEEEALMELYRKLRPGEPPTVAGGSQLLESRFLDPKRYDLGKVGRYKLNRKLRVNVPDQVRVLTPEDILAAVDYLINLEYDIGATDDIDHLGNRRVRSVGELLQNQVRVGLNRLERIIRERMTVSESDNLTPASLVNPKPLVAAIKEFFGSSQLSQFMDQTNPLAELTHKRRLSALGPGGLTRERAGFAVRDIHPSHYGRICPIETPEGPNAGLIASLATHARVNEYGFLETPFYPVENGRVLQDGPPIFMTADEEDDVRVAPGDIPVDENGYILGDTVAVRYRQDFTTTTPDQVDYLAISPVQVISVATSLIPFLEHDDANRALMGSNMQRQAVPLLCPERPLVGTGLEAQAARDSGMVVVSQLEGVVSYVDATHVTIRADDGQQQTYVLQKYQRSNQDTCLNQRPIVQEGERVVPGQILADGSATEGGELALGHNILVVYMPWEGYNYEDAILISERLVHDDVYTSIHIEKYEIEARATKLGPEEITREIPNVGEDALSNLDESGIIRIGAWVESGDILVGKVTPKGESDQPPEEKLLRAIFGEKARDVRDNSLRVPNGERGRVVDVRVFTREQGDELPPGANMVVRVYVAQKRKIQVGDKMAGRHGNKGIISRILPIEDMPYLPDGTPADIVLNPLGVPSRMNVGQIFECLLGWGGYLLDERYKLIPFDEMHGSEMSRESVHAKLQEARETTGHDWVFDQDNPGKVTVYDGRTGEPFDRPVTVGIAYMLKLVHLVDDKIHARSTGPYSLVTQQPLGGKAQQGGQRFGEMEVWALEAFGASYTLQELLTVKSDDMQGRNEALNAVVKGQPIPRPGTPESFKVLMRELQSLGLDVSVHKVETNEEGESRDVEVDLMAEKAPRQPTIEISQAALEEIREQQ
- the hisD gene encoding histidinol dehydrogenase, with product MLRIINTWSEATAELRRICQRTDNEDTLQEEGKVRQVLQAVKQEGDRALLHYTEQFDRQILQASELRISGSQLDAAYQQVSKDLLDAIRVAKQNIEAFHRQRIPKSWVQFGDDEVVLGKRYTPVERAGIYVPGGRAAYPSTVLMNAIPAAVAGVERIVMVTPPGSESSLHPAVLVAAQEAGIQEIYRVGGAQAIAALAYGTETIPQVDVITGPGNIYVTLAKKLVYGRVGIDSLAGPSEVLVIADETADPVHVAADLLAQAEHDPMAAAILIATSSQFAREVKEDLQRQLANHPRRLLTEKAIANYGLAVVVDSLEAAAQLSNEFAPEHLELEVKEPWALLENIRHAGAIFLGTSTPEAVGDYIAGPNHTLPTSGSARYASALGVETFIKHSSLIQYSSTALQKAANAIQALANAEGLHSHSESVRLRGQGKSTSESSHPDNQQQE
- a CDS encoding TatD family hydrolase, with amino-acid sequence MQLVDTHVHINFDVFQPDLEEVCQRWREAGISHLVHSMVDPEEFGQIQALSRQFPELFFAVGLHPLDVHKYADASGTSEAIQKVQQRIQQLAHSDSKVVAIGETGLDFYKAENQQAQIASFEAQLEVAQQLDLPVIIHCRDAATTAKEVLENFIERRGAVRGVMHCWGGDPTETQWFLDLGFYISFSGIVTFKNANSVQASAKMVPGHRLLVETDCPFLAPTPKRGKRNEPALVKHVAEQVASLRHESVEAICQQTVENAHRLFALQQPVTTG
- the rpsT gene encoding 30S ribosomal protein S20, whose product is MANIKSAVKRIRVSERNRLRNKSYKSAVKTLIKRSLAAIEEYAQNPNAEKEQAVRENMKVAYSKIDKAVKRGVLHANNGARKKSRLAKAMHKAESQAS